One window of the Microvirga mediterraneensis genome contains the following:
- a CDS encoding phosphoenolpyruvate carboxykinase encodes MENIGVFNSAQGAEASGLRNLKRVYWNLEAPALYEQSLTRGETKLVQGGALLADTGVHTGRSPKDKFVVHDETTENTVWWDNNGAITPGHFDTLLADFLAHAEGKELFAQDLYGGADPAYRVKARVFTEYAWHSLFIRNLLIRPDRGELADYAPGLTIIDLPSFKADPARHGCRTETVIACDFKRKIVLIGGTSYAGEMKKSVFTYLNYVLPAQKVMPMHCSANVGDQGDVAVFFGLSGTGKTTLSADPNRVLLGDDEHGWGPNGVFNFEGGCYAKTIRLSREAEPEIFATTERFGTVLENVTIDPITRIPDFDDASKTENTRCAYPLDFIPNASSTGRAGIPKNIVMLTCDAFGVLPPIAKLTPAEAMYHFLSGYTAKVAGTEKGVKDPEATFSTCFGAPFMPRHPSEYGNLLRDLIAKHSVDCWLVNTGWTGGKYGVGRRMPIRVTRRLLTAALDGSLSRADFRRDPYFGFAVPTSVPGVEPHILYPVKTWQNKAEFAETAKRLIDMFNENFKRFEGHVDADVRSAAPQTSIAA; translated from the coding sequence TTCTGGCCGATACCGGCGTGCACACGGGCCGTTCGCCCAAGGACAAGTTCGTGGTGCACGACGAGACCACGGAGAACACGGTCTGGTGGGACAACAACGGTGCCATCACGCCCGGCCATTTCGACACCCTGCTGGCCGACTTCCTGGCCCATGCCGAGGGCAAGGAGCTGTTCGCCCAGGATCTCTACGGCGGTGCCGATCCGGCCTACCGGGTCAAGGCGCGTGTCTTTACGGAATACGCCTGGCACTCGCTCTTCATCCGCAACCTGCTGATCCGTCCCGACCGGGGCGAGCTCGCGGATTACGCGCCCGGCCTGACCATCATCGACCTGCCGTCCTTCAAGGCCGACCCGGCCCGGCACGGCTGCCGTACGGAGACGGTCATCGCCTGCGACTTCAAGCGCAAGATCGTGCTCATCGGCGGCACGTCCTATGCGGGCGAGATGAAGAAGTCGGTCTTCACCTATCTCAACTACGTGCTGCCCGCCCAGAAGGTCATGCCCATGCATTGCTCCGCCAATGTGGGCGACCAGGGCGACGTGGCGGTGTTCTTCGGCCTCTCCGGCACCGGTAAGACCACACTCTCGGCCGATCCGAACCGGGTCCTGCTCGGCGACGACGAGCATGGCTGGGGCCCGAACGGCGTGTTCAACTTCGAGGGCGGCTGCTACGCCAAGACCATCCGGCTCTCCCGCGAGGCCGAGCCCGAGATCTTCGCCACCACCGAGCGCTTCGGCACGGTGCTGGAGAACGTCACCATCGATCCCATCACGCGCATCCCCGATTTCGACGACGCCTCGAAGACGGAGAACACGCGCTGCGCCTATCCGCTCGACTTCATTCCTAATGCGAGCTCGACGGGCCGCGCGGGCATTCCGAAGAACATCGTGATGCTCACCTGCGATGCCTTCGGTGTGCTGCCCCCCATCGCGAAGCTGACGCCCGCCGAGGCCATGTACCATTTCCTCTCCGGCTACACGGCGAAGGTCGCGGGCACGGAGAAGGGCGTAAAGGATCCGGAGGCCACCTTCTCCACCTGCTTCGGCGCGCCCTTCATGCCGCGTCACCCGTCCGAATACGGCAACCTGCTGCGCGATCTCATCGCCAAGCACTCGGTGGATTGCTGGCTCGTCAACACGGGCTGGACGGGCGGCAAGTACGGCGTCGGCCGGCGCATGCCGATCCGCGTCACCCGCCGCCTGCTGACCGCGGCGCTCGACGGCTCGCTGTCCCGCGCCGATTTCCGCCGCGACCCGTATTTCGGCTTCGCGGTGCCGACCTCGGTGCCCGGCGTCGAGCCGCACATCCTGTATCCGGTGAAGACCTGGCAGAACAAGGCGGAGTTCGCCGAGACCGCCAAGCGCCTGATCGACATGTTCAACGAGAACTTCAAGCGCTTCGAGGGCCATGTGGACGCCGATGTCCGCTCGGCCGCGCCGCAGACGTCGATCGCGGCATAA